The DNA segment GCAGCTGCTCATTTAAGGTCACTGTCAAGGAGAATAAGTTTGTCcaccaaaaaatagaaactagCTTATGATATCATATTATCCATGGACTACTTATGCAAGGTTATTTTGATACGCTATGCTAAAGCTATAGCCTTTTTGCCTTGGATGCAGACAAATTCACAAAGATATGAAGCATTTCATGCGCAACCTCCCTTGTGGTATGTATAGGATAACAAGTGACAATTCAATTGAGAGGTTGAAAGATCCAAAATCAGCAGTCAGTACCAAAACATTTGCCGACAAGCAAGAAAATGTAAGCTATAAAGAAATGTTTCCAGGAAGTGAAGAGGAGGAACGTTCTCTTCTGAGTAAGTACTTTTATGCCATAGCAATATTGTctaaatacaatatatatatatatatatatatatatatatatatatatatatatatatatataaattaatatttctataATGTCATAGACAGGTTTTATGTTCTCTCATTCATTGCCTCTCGTACTATCAACAAATCAGAGAATAAAAAACCTCTTATAGAAATATGCAATACCCACCTataatgtcaaatttttatttagataAACTGCTGTAATAATGCATTTCCATTTTGGTGTTAACTGAACAATTGACATCAGTACTCAAACCTTTGGACAAGTCATGAAGATTCAAGTCAGATTATGAAAATCCATGCCATGAACAAAAGAAATCCCGGTGTTCTATCATATCCTATCTGTCAATCAGACTGCAAATATATCTAGGAATAGTTAGCAATTTAGGATGATTAAACAAATGATTAGTAATCAACACTCAAAGATGGTTCAATATATGTTAACTCTGAATAGCTAGTCTTTTTGGTCAATTAATACTATCGACTTCCAATGCACAAACTGCAGATTCACAATTTTTACACAAGAATCTTgtaaacaaaaaccatggtgAAAGTTTATCAATGTTGAGTTACAATACATGTTGAGGTAATAATaacatgaaatttttttggCTACATTCACTGCTAAACGAAACAGCTAAAGAACCTCACTGAAATCTCCATTAATTTAATGATATCTGTTGCTATTTAAATACCTATATATATTCCTTTTGATGATTAAACAGTACAACTGAGATGATCAATGGTACATCACGCAGTGTCTAGGTCTTCATCAAGTGATCTGTTGACACCAACTGTAGTTTCAAGTCAGTGGAGTACAGAAGTCTCCACTTCTAGTTTTGGAAGCTTGCGGCATGGCTGTCAATACCAAGAGGGAaagttttattcaaatatagAACAAGAAACAACATGGAACCGATCACTATTTCACATTTCGGAGAATGAAGAAACAAGTCAAATAGAAGTAAATCAAAAGGAGCAGAACAGCAGAAATAACGAAGCATCTCATATGGAGGAAGAATTCACAAATCCATTTTGTTCCGTGTGCAATAATAGACGGCCAAAAATTGGATTGAAGAGAGATTTCAGTTATGCGGAGCTTCATACTGCGACACAAGGATTTTCTCCTAAGAACTTTCTGTCAGAAGGTGGATTTGGATCTGTCTACAAAGGGCTGCTGAATGGAATGAAGATTGCTGTTAAGCAACATAAATATGCAAGCTTCCAAGGAGAGAAGGAATTTAAGTCTGAAGTGAATGTGCTTAGCAAAGCAAGACATGAGAATGTGGTTGTGCTGCTAGGTTCATGCTCAGAAAAAAACGATAGGCTTCTTGTGTATGAATATGTCTGCAATGGCTCTCTTGACCAACATATATCAGGTAAGCAAACAGGCTTTAATTTAGTATTTGATTtctatttatgtttttcttaataCAGCTTATAAGAGACTAACTTTTGTTAAATTGATGCAGAACACTCTCGATCACCTCTTAGTTGGGAAGATAGGATCAACGTAGCTATTGGAGCTGCCAAAGGCTTACTATACTTGCACAAGAACAACATAATACACAGAGATGTGAGACCAAACAATATCCTTATTACACACGATTATCAACCATTGGTAATACATCAAGTCTTGAATCTACATATATTTGCATGCATATGATGCTAATTAAAACATGGCACACAGCTTCAAATTTGCAAATTTCAATGATGCATCCAGGACTGCTTTGTAAGATATTAGTCCAGGATATTAATTATGTTCATTTGTTGAATAATGATGgaacatttaataattaatacattattaGCATTACTGTGTGTACTTGTGCAAATAAGATATAGCAAAATCACATATTAGTCTGGGAGTACTCTATAAACTCACtgttaatttcataaaaaagcTGAACTTCATTGAGAAcatttttctttccttgtgaATTTATTAGCTGGGAGACTTTGGATTAGCAAGAAATCAAAATCAAGACTCGATACACTCAACGGAAGTTGTTGGAACTTTGGGGTACTTGGCACCCGAATATGCAGAACTTGGCAAAGTGTCTGCCAAAACAGATGTATATTCTTTTGGGGTGGTTCTACTGCAACTAATAACAGGAATGAGAACTACAGATAAAAGACTCGGAGGAAGAAGTCTTGTGGGATGGGTAACAATCTAAATAccataaaatttcaattatctTAATGCTTTAGTATAACCTCAGCTCATCAAGGCATCAATACGATTCAAATCAATTTCATACCTTAGTTTTTAATGTTAGTGTCAAGTCAAGGACCAGTGTTAGTGTGTTACCAATATTATACTTTTTGAGTCACTTTTGGaatttcttttaatctttaaagACTTATAGGAAGAATTGATAGTTCATTTATGATAATTTAGATGTTTCTTTCAGTTGATCTTTAAGTACATGAATAGCATCAATTAcaattatgttctttttcttttgactttATAGAAATAATAGTTAtgctttactttttattttggttttggaaGAACTATGATTCATTTTGATACAAAGAAAGTTGTTGACAAATTGAAGGTTTGGGGGGAGGGGGCTGTGGGGCTACATTACCGGATAATATAAGCTTTAACTTCAACATTCtgataaataacataattaaatatctttattcgtTTGTCTATTAAAATTTCTTGCAGGCAAGGCCACTTTTAAGAGAAAGGAACTATCCAGATTTAATTGATGAAAGGATCATCAACTCTTATGATGTCCATCAACTATTTTGGATGGTTCGAATAGCAGAAAAATGTCTAAGCAGGGAGCCTCAAAGGAGACTAAATATGGTGAAGGTAGGCTACATATTTGGATCATTTGTTTTGGAGTATAGTTCACTGTATTTTAAAGGAGAAGGATTTAAAATAATGGAGAGCAGTTGATAATAAGTAACGTATTTATATTAGCAAACCAACAAAGTTCTTATTAGTTTCATAACTGTGTTACTAACATTTCTCAATTGAGAACCTTCCAGCAAACATTCTCATTAGGAAACATGctatgaacaattttttttgaatgttATTCAGCTGCAACATCCACGTACTTCCGGAattgtctttttattttctttttttatataagcttTGAAAAAGTGTTGGACAATATGAAATGCCAACATCTCTCTTGTTCGAAGTGTCGCCATGTTGGACACGTTTTCAATATTTCTTATTAGGTGTCtgatttaaaaatgatattttgttggctTGAACACTTTAGTCATCACCTTTACACTGCTAATACACTTAAAAAAACATAGAAggttagtttaaaaaataaatatactatcattttaaatattttattatatgttacTCATATTTCATTTCAgtagaatttttatatttgtgtttGTATGTGGTGTCACCGTgtcctatattttttatattagtcaTGTCGAAGTGTCCATGTCTGTGTCAGAGTCCGTGTTTCATATGTCTATAAAAAAGAGTGTTAGAGAAAGTACTAGATTATATGAAAAACAGGCATGCATAGTTTTTCATACATTCAAGGTCAGGTTAATAAAATGTATGACCAGATTCTAAGGTGAtacgttttattttattttacttcatCTTTTATGTCACTACAGGTTGTTGATGCTCTAACTGACATAGTGGAAGGCAGAACATGTGACATCAGATTAAGGGATTACTCCCCTGCAAGGTCAGATTCAACCAATGGTGTATCCGACTCTGATGAATCTAAAGATGAAATGCAGGAACCCTTCAGGTTTGAAGAGGAGTTACTAAGTCACAGTTCAGAATCCATAGAAAATAACAACATAagtcagatgatgcagatgattGTAAGACAGCCACCATCCCCTCCAATTCAGAGCATCTTTTCATGTATCTCAAGCTCATATAAGTTTCATTATGAGTCAACTAGTGATGGTGAAGCACAGAATGAAGGGGAAATAGAAATATCAAATTCGAATGGAGGGTTACTATATTCTTAGATGCTAGACTTAGTATATAGCTGAAATAAGGGAGAATATTTCAGTTTAGTTCCTTTAAATGAATAAAGTTTCCACTTGTTAAAATGGTTATTTTGTGACAGAATATGGTTACTCAGTTGAGATGAGTTTTATCTTATGGGATGAAATTTAGTTATGAATGGATTTGGTTTCATCCTCTTGCAGcacaaaatgttttatcctatCAATAAACTCTATGGTGTCAAATGTTAAGGGGCTTTTTTCTCAAGAACAATTATCAGGTTctcaacatatttaaaaagagGAATGATTGTAAcacccaatttttttaaaaatgaattaaaaagaattttaattaaaaataaatagaattttagaaaaataatgagatttttgtaattaaataaataagaaaaaataattttattaattaaaataatgattttaaggtaaataaaataaatatgtttttaaaaaataaaaaggatgttttatttattcatttgataggaagtaaaatagagttcatttttataagataataaaataaagaaaaatagagtaaataatagacttaaagtagctataaatagagacatattaggtcaATTTTTACATTTAAGATATGTTTGTTCGCTCTCTCTTCCTCCCAAAttcgttttctcttttttttctcttaaaaccctctctttttcccacaTACACTCAAACATGTCCCAATAAAACTACGATCTCGAACTCATTAACTATCGAATCATCCTGAAATTTGGATACCAAGTTTGAAACTCATTTTCACACATTCCCAcattgggatttgtgaaataatgtttGTAAAGAGAAATGATCCTTGCACGAAGACAATGAAATTGAGACTCCAatatcttctccttctctcgAATGCTTGAAAACCTTAGCAGAACAACCAGATGAAAAGCTTGAAGAATCTTAGGGAACTACTAGAGACATTGCTATCACTATCAAACTACGCACGGACGctcgcttagaggtaagagatgagtttatcacaattaGGTTAGAATGAATaggtgtagggatccttagaggatcaaattgggatttatttttagatgtttagtgtattgtaattcttcctttacaattataattatgagattgttgtgtttgacgggtcaattgatgtcctgatgtgaATTGGTTGATCAAATTGAGTGTTCTTAGTGTTTTCATGtctttgacctatgattttgattcctttgagTTTGATATGAgtatgtgaaattgtttaagggatttaatcatatgaacataacatattaatattattattgtgtgacatGTATATGATGCATGAGGCGTGATAACGTGTTGTCTTGGGATTATGGAAGTGTGATGAACTATATGTAAGTGATAagttaaatatttgttaaattgtgagatcacacatgtattgagatgtgtgcattgagttgtgagctataaaTTGTATAATCACACAATTATAAAATCCTTTAAGGGTGACAAGTTTTtgtgcgacgagtattgtgattgGATCCACTGTGGAAACCCGACAAATTGAATCATTTTGAGGCGCGacaagttaaaatgattttgaaaacaattgagtagttgtgtgtattgcataattTCATAGGTAAAGTCTATGCTTGTgccatatatatattaataccgtgtgatgtgtatatgattcataaggtatgataacatgttgctttggaaTTATAACAGATTGTATTTATGTAATAAGTTAAATATCTATTAAATTGTGAGATCCCACATTACTAGGTGTCTATATATACATAACCTACTAAGATGAGTATAAGAgtgaaaattttgtataatttacgGGAGTCTTAGTTTAAACTTCAGTGTCAACACTTGAAAAAACTATACAAACGTTACTAGacttttacatttacaaattTTACACAACTAATCTCTGTAA comes from the Glycine soja cultivar W05 chromosome 6, ASM419377v2, whole genome shotgun sequence genome and includes:
- the LOC114417376 gene encoding probable serine/threonine-protein kinase PBL5 isoform X2 encodes the protein MMTTEAETERVVVIQDASRDVNSNAILRALEWFSVKAGDQLIIVAILDWISSPMGYMVRVDSSSMISTNKKIIEKRLTKIKEEYLRNQNIEEISNYCKLNEIGFQLEVLVGSTAEVASNAAKEFQATRLILVRQIHKDMKHFMRNLPCGMYRITSDNSIERLKDPKSAVSTKTFADKQENVSYKEMFPGSEEEERSLLMSRSSSSDLLTPTVVSSQWSTEVSTSSFGSLRHGCQYQEGKFYSNIEQETTWNRSLFHISENEETSQIEVNQKEQNSRNNEASHMEEEFTNPFCSVCNNRRPKIGLKRDFSYAELHTATQGFSPKNFLSEGGFGSVYKGLLNGMKIAVKQHKYASFQGEKEFKSEVNVLSKARHENVVVLLGSCSEKNDRLLVYEYVCNGSLDQHISEHSRSPLSWEDRINVAIGAAKGLLYLHKNNIIHRDVRPNNILITHDYQPLLGDFGLARNQNQDSIHSTEVVGTLGYLAPEYAELGKVSAKTDVYSFGVVLLQLITGMRTTDKRLGGRSLVGWARPLLRERNYPDLIDERIINSYDVHQLFWMVRIAEKCLSREPQRRLNMVKVVDALTDIVEGRTCDIRLRDYSPARSDSTNGVSDSDESKDEMQEPFRFEEELLSHSSESIENNNISQMMQMIVRQPPSPPIQSIFSCISSSYKFHYESTSDGEAQNEGEIEISNSNGGLLYS
- the LOC114417376 gene encoding probable serine/threonine-protein kinase PBL5 isoform X1, encoding MMTTEAETERVVVIQDASRDVNSNAILRALEWFSVKAGDQLIIVAILDWISSPSMFSLLPRKRLGYMVRVDSSSMISTNKKIIEKRLTKIKEEYLRNQNIEEISNYCKLNEIGFQLEVLVGSTAEVASNAAKEFQATRLILVRQIHKDMKHFMRNLPCGMYRITSDNSIERLKDPKSAVSTKTFADKQENVSYKEMFPGSEEEERSLLMSRSSSSDLLTPTVVSSQWSTEVSTSSFGSLRHGCQYQEGKFYSNIEQETTWNRSLFHISENEETSQIEVNQKEQNSRNNEASHMEEEFTNPFCSVCNNRRPKIGLKRDFSYAELHTATQGFSPKNFLSEGGFGSVYKGLLNGMKIAVKQHKYASFQGEKEFKSEVNVLSKARHENVVVLLGSCSEKNDRLLVYEYVCNGSLDQHISEHSRSPLSWEDRINVAIGAAKGLLYLHKNNIIHRDVRPNNILITHDYQPLLGDFGLARNQNQDSIHSTEVVGTLGYLAPEYAELGKVSAKTDVYSFGVVLLQLITGMRTTDKRLGGRSLVGWARPLLRERNYPDLIDERIINSYDVHQLFWMVRIAEKCLSREPQRRLNMVKVVDALTDIVEGRTCDIRLRDYSPARSDSTNGVSDSDESKDEMQEPFRFEEELLSHSSESIENNNISQMMQMIVRQPPSPPIQSIFSCISSSYKFHYESTSDGEAQNEGEIEISNSNGGLLYS
- the LOC114417376 gene encoding probable serine/threonine-protein kinase PBL5 isoform X3, which encodes MKHFMRNLPCGMYRITSDNSIERLKDPKSAVSTKTFADKQENVSYKEMFPGSEEEERSLLMSRSSSSDLLTPTVVSSQWSTEVSTSSFGSLRHGCQYQEGKFYSNIEQETTWNRSLFHISENEETSQIEVNQKEQNSRNNEASHMEEEFTNPFCSVCNNRRPKIGLKRDFSYAELHTATQGFSPKNFLSEGGFGSVYKGLLNGMKIAVKQHKYASFQGEKEFKSEVNVLSKARHENVVVLLGSCSEKNDRLLVYEYVCNGSLDQHISEHSRSPLSWEDRINVAIGAAKGLLYLHKNNIIHRDVRPNNILITHDYQPLLGDFGLARNQNQDSIHSTEVVGTLGYLAPEYAELGKVSAKTDVYSFGVVLLQLITGMRTTDKRLGGRSLVGWARPLLRERNYPDLIDERIINSYDVHQLFWMVRIAEKCLSREPQRRLNMVKVVDALTDIVEGRTCDIRLRDYSPARSDSTNGVSDSDESKDEMQEPFRFEEELLSHSSESIENNNISQMMQMIVRQPPSPPIQSIFSCISSSYKFHYESTSDGEAQNEGEIEISNSNGGLLYS